The Candidatus Methanomethylophilaceae archaeon genome includes a window with the following:
- a CDS encoding ferrous iron transport protein A, which yields MSPSSACESETARNCPAVPLSFMKRSEKGEIVRISGTEEIKRHLAELGFLAGTKVIAISTTNGNVIVDIKGSKIAIDSKVASKIMCCPTS from the coding sequence ATGAGTCCAAGCAGCGCATGCGAAAGCGAGACCGCCAGGAATTGTCCCGCAGTACCTCTTTCTTTCATGAAAAGAAGCGAAAAAGGCGAGATCGTCCGTATTTCGGGTACCGAGGAAATAAAAAGGCACCTAGCAGAGCTCGGTTTTCTGGCTGGCACCAAAGTCATAGCCATCAGCACCACCAATGGCAATGTAATCGTCGACATCAAAGGCTCAAAAATAGCCATTGATTCGAAAGTCGCCTCGAAAATAATGTGCTGCCCTACGAGTTGA
- a CDS encoding phenylacetate--CoA ligase, which translates to MRMNGYQKENIFRLLSTIKERSPFYAKKYEGIDVSSMSTQEEFETLPFTDKGDLREAYPLGLAAVPERDIVRIHSSSGTTGTPVVIPYTRRDVEDWAVMFERCYRMAGVTENDRIQITPGYGLWTAGIGFQAGCERLGAMAIPMGPGNTEKQLRMMKDMKTTVITGTSSYALLLSEEIEKRGIRDELFLKKGIIGSERWGEKMRQSIAESLGVDFYDIYGLTEIYGPGIGISCDYRNGIHMWDDYVYFEIIDPNTGEILPDGETGELVITAFRKEGAPLIRYRTHDLTRIIPGECPCGSRFPRIDIIVGRTDDMVKVKGVNMFPAQYDEAISALDGATGEYQVMIDHLEGKDMITLYFETDRQEDSRAELEREMTALIKSRIGVTVASKAVDVGYLPRSEKKTNRFFDNRY; encoded by the coding sequence ATGAGGATGAACGGATATCAGAAAGAGAACATTTTCAGGCTGCTGTCCACGATCAAGGAAAGGAGCCCCTTTTACGCCAAGAAATACGAAGGCATCGACGTGTCGTCCATGTCCACCCAGGAGGAGTTCGAGACGCTCCCGTTCACCGATAAAGGCGATCTCCGCGAGGCATATCCGCTGGGTCTCGCCGCGGTGCCCGAGAGGGACATTGTGAGGATACACTCCTCTTCCGGAACCACAGGGACGCCAGTTGTGATCCCTTACACCAGAAGGGACGTCGAGGACTGGGCGGTCATGTTCGAGCGGTGCTACAGGATGGCTGGCGTGACGGAGAACGACCGCATCCAGATAACCCCCGGTTACGGCCTTTGGACGGCCGGGATAGGATTCCAAGCGGGATGCGAGAGGCTGGGAGCAATGGCCATCCCTATGGGCCCCGGGAATACCGAGAAGCAGCTCCGCATGATGAAGGATATGAAGACGACCGTGATCACCGGGACGTCCTCTTATGCCCTTCTGCTTTCGGAGGAGATCGAGAAGCGCGGGATCAGGGATGAACTGTTCCTGAAAAAGGGAATAATCGGATCCGAACGTTGGGGCGAGAAGATGAGGCAGAGCATCGCCGAAAGCCTCGGCGTGGATTTCTACGACATCTACGGCCTCACCGAGATTTACGGCCCAGGAATCGGCATAAGCTGCGATTATCGCAACGGCATCCATATGTGGGACGATTACGTCTATTTCGAGATAATCGACCCCAACACCGGCGAAATCCTTCCTGATGGGGAGACCGGCGAGCTTGTGATAACGGCTTTCAGGAAGGAAGGCGCCCCATTGATAAGGTACAGGACGCATGATCTCACCAGGATCATCCCCGGAGAATGCCCTTGCGGCTCCAGATTCCCGCGCATAGACATCATCGTCGGAAGGACCGACGACATGGTCAAGGTCAAAGGGGTCAACATGTTCCCCGCGCAGTACGATGAGGCCATATCCGCCTTGGACGGCGCCACCGGGGAATACCAGGTCATGATCGACCATCTCGAAGGGAAGGACATGATCACGCTGTATTTCGAGACCGATCGCCAGGAAGATTCCCGCGCCGAGCTCGAACGCGAAATGACGGCCCTGATAAAATCGCGCATAGGCGTGACCGTGGCATCGAAAGCCGTCGATGTCGGATACCTTCCCCGCTCAGAGAAGAAAACCAATAGATTCTTCGACAACAGGTATTGA
- a CDS encoding sel1 repeat family protein has protein sequence MEARKKAASIILNRISGSYEFAFKTFSDEECENSSEAQFFLGIMYLYGYGTEKNDSKAFEHMEKSYELGNPNSAYYLGLMYLNGIGTFKVAFKAMALFKEAAHNNENDHRAQLQIGLMYLEGVGTVENPENAFKWIKRAAEHTDAEAQFILGQLYRVGYGCKKDPGSMKNWLELAAARGHLGANTLLGNIYTNGDGVRANKERGQ, from the coding sequence ATGGAGGCCAGGAAGAAGGCTGCATCCATAATTCTCAACAGAATCAGCGGCAGCTATGAATTCGCTTTCAAAACATTCTCAGATGAAGAATGCGAGAATTCGTCCGAAGCCCAGTTTTTCCTCGGAATAATGTATCTTTATGGATACGGCACCGAAAAGAACGATTCGAAAGCCTTCGAGCACATGGAAAAATCCTATGAATTGGGCAACCCCAACTCCGCCTATTATCTCGGCCTCATGTATCTGAACGGCATAGGGACTTTCAAAGTCGCGTTCAAAGCCATGGCCTTGTTCAAGGAAGCGGCCCATAACAACGAGAATGACCATCGCGCTCAGCTCCAGATAGGGCTCATGTACTTGGAGGGCGTGGGAACGGTCGAAAACCCGGAGAACGCATTCAAATGGATCAAAAGGGCGGCCGAACATACGGACGCCGAAGCCCAATTCATTCTCGGCCAGCTATACAGAGTTGGGTACGGATGCAAGAAAGATCCCGGATCCATGAAGAACTGGCTAGAATTGGCGGCGGCAAGGGGCCACCTGGGAGCGAACACCCTTCTCGGCAATATCTACACGAATGGCGATGGGGTCCGCGCCAACAAGGAAAGGGGCCAATAG
- a CDS encoding inositol monophosphatase family protein, with the protein MDVMQTAIMEAAKIVGSGDREAKTKANPHGVFDVVTESDVSAENVIIDRIRSEFPEDTIISEETNPDARISGRSWAIDPIDGTMNFSRGIPLYGIQAVFLEGGVPKAASIYLPEFGEMFSASEDGAFLNGKPIAVASARPLSQCLISTGDYSRKSDAFRKAQAAVLSECYGSVARFKMFGAACVDFSYLASGRTDAHIRFTNKIWDFLPGLFIAEKAGAVYDRHLLDDHRILIMCSSPEVLAEAKAEILPAILSAMGL; encoded by the coding sequence TTGGATGTGATGCAAACCGCCATAATGGAGGCGGCGAAGATTGTCGGTTCGGGCGACCGGGAAGCCAAGACCAAGGCAAATCCTCATGGAGTATTCGATGTGGTGACAGAGTCGGATGTATCGGCTGAGAATGTTATCATAGACAGAATACGGTCAGAGTTTCCCGAAGACACCATAATCTCGGAGGAGACCAACCCGGACGCCAGGATATCCGGGCGGTCTTGGGCCATCGATCCCATAGACGGCACCATGAATTTCTCGCGGGGAATCCCTCTCTATGGCATTCAAGCCGTCTTTCTTGAGGGAGGAGTCCCGAAAGCGGCGTCGATCTATCTGCCGGAATTCGGGGAGATGTTTTCCGCATCCGAGGACGGCGCTTTCCTCAACGGGAAGCCGATTGCCGTCGCTTCCGCTCGCCCTCTGAGCCAGTGCCTGATTTCGACGGGCGATTACAGCAGGAAGTCAGACGCCTTCAGGAAAGCCCAGGCGGCAGTCCTTTCCGAGTGCTACGGTTCCGTCGCCAGATTCAAAATGTTCGGTGCGGCCTGCGTCGATTTCTCGTATCTGGCTAGCGGAAGAACCGATGCTCATATACGCTTCACGAACAAGATATGGGATTTTCTCCCGGGGCTGTTCATAGCGGAAAAAGCCGGGGCCGTTTATGACCGCCATCTGCTGGATGATCACCGCATCCTGATCATGTGCTCTTCCCCGGAGGTATTGGCAGAGGCCAAAGCGGAGATCCTGCCGGCCATCCTTTCAGCCATGGGCCTCTGA
- a CDS encoding formate--tetrahydrofolate ligase translates to MKADIEIAQEATAKPIKEIASKIGLSEDEIVPYGKYIAKVPLNVIDKYKDRKNGKLIMVTAITPTPAGEGKTVTTISLIQGLGYLGKNVVGALREPSIGPTFGVKGGATGGGYAQVYPMWDIDLHFTGDIHAVTAAHNLLSSIIDNQLVRDNPLNIDQTKIVLKKAMDINARELRNIVVGLGNDRTLGGVPHETGFLITSASEISAILALSTDREDLRRRLENMVVAYTYDSKPVTVKDLGCVGALMVLLKDAISPNLVQTLEGQPVFVHGFPFANIAHGTNSLIATKAALKLGDYVITEAGFASDLGGEKFMDIVCRQGGISPDCVVIVASIKALMTHGGGILEDESTLTLDTLRKGLCNLDKHIENMSYYGVPIVVSINHFAQDKPEEIELLRTHCKEAGVRVAFSDGFIEGGKGGVDLANAVIEAVEMPKKFEFLYDLGAPVKEKIETVAKKIYGADGVVYSAAAEKALKTIVENGYGNLPVCIAKTQASLSDDSKVKGAPKGWKLNVREVWLSAGAGFIVPVCGTLTLMPGLPKVPAAMRMDLNPDGSIVGLK, encoded by the coding sequence ATGAAGGCAGACATCGAAATCGCCCAAGAGGCGACCGCCAAACCGATCAAGGAGATAGCGAGCAAAATAGGGCTTTCAGAGGATGAAATCGTTCCCTACGGGAAATACATCGCCAAAGTACCCTTGAACGTTATCGACAAGTATAAAGACCGCAAAAATGGGAAGCTGATCATGGTTACTGCCATAACCCCCACTCCGGCGGGAGAAGGCAAGACCGTCACAACCATCAGCCTCATCCAAGGTCTCGGCTACTTGGGCAAGAACGTTGTCGGCGCGCTCAGGGAGCCCTCAATCGGACCGACTTTCGGTGTTAAAGGAGGCGCGACCGGAGGCGGATATGCTCAGGTTTATCCCATGTGGGACATCGATCTCCATTTCACCGGAGACATCCATGCCGTCACCGCGGCGCACAACCTCCTGTCGTCCATCATCGACAACCAGCTGGTCAGAGACAATCCTCTGAACATCGATCAGACCAAAATCGTCCTAAAGAAGGCTATGGACATCAATGCCAGAGAGCTCAGGAATATCGTGGTAGGCCTCGGCAACGACAGGACCTTGGGCGGCGTTCCCCACGAGACCGGATTCCTCATCACGTCCGCCTCCGAGATCTCGGCCATTCTGGCTCTCTCCACCGATCGCGAGGATCTCAGGCGCAGGTTGGAGAACATGGTCGTCGCATATACCTATGACAGCAAACCCGTCACCGTGAAGGATCTCGGCTGCGTGGGCGCTTTGATGGTTCTTCTTAAGGATGCCATAAGCCCCAACCTCGTCCAGACGCTAGAAGGGCAGCCCGTTTTCGTCCATGGGTTTCCGTTCGCCAACATCGCCCACGGTACCAACAGCCTCATCGCCACAAAGGCCGCTCTGAAGCTTGGGGATTATGTCATCACCGAGGCTGGATTCGCGTCCGATCTCGGCGGCGAGAAATTCATGGATATCGTCTGCAGGCAGGGCGGGATATCGCCTGATTGCGTCGTAATAGTCGCATCCATCAAAGCGCTGATGACCCACGGAGGCGGCATTCTGGAAGACGAGTCCACTCTCACTTTGGATACGCTCAGGAAAGGACTCTGCAACCTCGACAAGCACATTGAGAACATGTCCTATTACGGGGTCCCGATCGTGGTGTCGATCAACCACTTCGCCCAGGATAAGCCGGAAGAGATCGAGCTCCTCCGTACCCACTGCAAAGAGGCGGGCGTAAGGGTCGCGTTCTCGGACGGTTTCATCGAGGGCGGCAAAGGCGGCGTCGATCTGGCCAACGCAGTGATCGAAGCTGTCGAGATGCCGAAGAAGTTCGAGTTCCTTTATGATCTCGGCGCTCCGGTCAAAGAGAAGATCGAGACCGTGGCCAAGAAGATCTATGGGGCCGATGGCGTCGTATATTCGGCGGCGGCCGAAAAAGCGCTCAAGACTATAGTCGAGAACGGGTATGGAAATCTTCCTGTCTGCATCGCGAAGACTCAGGCTTCGCTTTCCGACGATTCCAAGGTCAAAGGGGCTCCAAAAGGATGGAAGCTCAACGTCAGGGAGGTTTGGCTGTCGGCAGGAGCCGGATTCATAGTTCCGGTGTGCGGGACTCTCACTCTGATGCCCGGGCTCCCCAAAGTGCCGGCGGCCATGAGGATGGACCTCAACCCGGACGGAAGCATAGTCGGGCTCAAGTGA
- a CDS encoding sel1 repeat family protein, translated as MSFETVLNAAREGDPDAQVAMGYLFYRGDGVGMDRREAARWFGLAADQGNAEAMCNLGHMRAHGEGIRADLDKAMELYRKSAELGYPPAMFNLGFMLTDVEGIEQDWAEGYEWYSKAAEAGNLIAAYRVAVMDEEGRGVPVNYAKAAEGYDLCLTHGYPKGGYRLGMMHLNGKGFPKNPDKASKYFSKAADLGLDEAMLMLGKMSMSGEGMVLSLRNAEKWLKKAAGRGNAEAAELLTEIRKASR; from the coding sequence ATGTCTTTCGAAACGGTTCTGAACGCCGCCAGAGAGGGCGATCCGGATGCCCAGGTCGCCATGGGATATCTGTTCTACAGAGGGGACGGCGTCGGGATGGACCGCAGGGAGGCGGCAAGATGGTTCGGGCTGGCCGCGGACCAGGGCAACGCCGAAGCCATGTGCAATCTGGGACATATGAGAGCCCATGGCGAGGGGATACGCGCGGATCTGGATAAGGCGATGGAACTGTACAGGAAATCCGCCGAGCTCGGATACCCGCCGGCAATGTTCAATCTCGGCTTCATGCTCACCGACGTGGAAGGCATCGAGCAGGATTGGGCCGAGGGGTACGAATGGTATTCTAAGGCCGCAGAGGCAGGCAATCTGATTGCGGCATATCGCGTGGCTGTCATGGACGAGGAAGGCCGCGGCGTTCCCGTAAATTACGCCAAGGCGGCAGAAGGGTATGACCTATGTCTCACCCACGGGTATCCCAAGGGAGGCTACAGATTGGGGATGATGCATCTGAACGGCAAGGGATTCCCGAAGAACCCGGATAAAGCGTCGAAATACTTCTCAAAAGCCGCAGATCTGGGCTTGGACGAAGCCATGCTGATGCTGGGGAAGATGTCCATGTCCGGGGAGGGCATGGTTCTCAGCCTTCGCAACGCGGAGAAATGGCTCAAGAAAGCCGCGGGCCGCGGAAATGCGGAGGCAGCAGAGCTGCTGACAGAGATAAGGAAGGCGTCCCGATGA
- a CDS encoding replication factor C small subunit: MNEIWTEKYRPKNLDEVVGQKHVSERLKAYVASRNMPHLMFTGPAGTGKTTCSLALAREMFGGEWKGNFIELNASDERGIDVVRGKIKEFARTAPIGGAEFKIIFMDEADALTSDAQAALRRTMEKYSGICRFILSCNYSSKIIDPIQSRCAVFRFKPLTAADVEGFLRKIIEKEGVDIDDDAIKGLVVVARGDMRRAVNSLQVAASLGKKIDLDIIYQTTGMANPEAVRNILETALAGNFVKARDMLDNTMIEFGLSGQDIIKQIYSTFFDLSLTGSEKVRLIDKTGEIEFRIVEGSNEKIQLEALLAYLVMVGGKNR, from the coding sequence ATGAACGAGATTTGGACGGAGAAATACAGGCCCAAAAACCTGGACGAGGTAGTTGGGCAGAAGCACGTATCCGAAAGGCTGAAAGCGTACGTCGCCTCGAGGAATATGCCGCATCTTATGTTCACTGGACCTGCAGGGACCGGAAAGACGACCTGCTCCCTGGCTCTCGCGAGAGAGATGTTCGGAGGGGAGTGGAAGGGCAATTTCATAGAGCTCAACGCCTCCGACGAAAGAGGGATAGACGTCGTCCGCGGGAAGATAAAGGAATTCGCCAGGACGGCCCCGATCGGTGGGGCGGAGTTCAAGATCATCTTCATGGACGAGGCTGATGCGCTGACTTCGGACGCCCAGGCCGCCCTGAGAAGGACCATGGAGAAATACTCCGGAATCTGCCGTTTCATCCTCTCATGCAACTATTCGTCCAAAATCATCGACCCGATCCAGTCCAGATGCGCCGTGTTCAGATTCAAGCCGCTGACCGCCGCCGATGTCGAGGGATTCCTCAGGAAAATAATCGAGAAAGAAGGCGTCGATATCGATGACGACGCAATCAAAGGGCTCGTCGTGGTAGCCAGGGGGGACATGAGACGCGCGGTCAATTCGCTCCAGGTCGCCGCATCCCTCGGCAAAAAGATAGATCTGGACATCATCTATCAGACCACCGGCATGGCCAACCCCGAAGCGGTCAGGAATATTTTGGAGACAGCTCTCGCCGGCAATTTCGTCAAAGCGCGCGATATGCTGGACAACACGATGATAGAATTCGGCCTTTCCGGCCAGGACATAATCAAGCAGATCTATTCGACGTTCTTCGACCTCAGCCTCACCGGCTCCGAGAAGGTCAGGCTCATCGACAAGACCGGCGAGATCGAATTCCGCATAGTCGAAGGCAGCAACGAGAAGATCCAGCTGGAAGCCCTTCTGGCCTATCTCGTGATGGTCGGCGGCAAAAACAGATGA
- a CDS encoding sel1 repeat family protein: protein MREPIFRAAELGDPYACLGVAYYYQEGIGVDQNIDSAVSWYERAASGGCPRAHWELAKLYLNGDLIPQDIAKYMGHLMSASEMGNMDAQYAIACEYRSGRIVERDDSLALSWFRAAATKGHILAKFMVGYLLQSASDVQSSAEDSEMWFSSVSVSGDADIFLDIGLDYEYGLNGISKNVSEALRWYQHGADMGHEKCIMCLSRASLGESESYESRMNAISSTGVQKETDLMSFYMNQADEALASGDEVAAFKLFSSAAELGEPDALFAIAMMYHQGICVRRSDSKSLDLLTRAAAAGSCDAQFTLGKVYDSDRYPRDEALAIRYYAQAAANGFLAAFYYLGRYVDHPEVYVRRVRGH, encoded by the coding sequence GTGAGAGAGCCTATATTCCGCGCCGCCGAGCTGGGCGATCCTTATGCGTGCCTTGGAGTCGCATATTACTATCAAGAAGGCATCGGCGTTGACCAGAACATCGACAGCGCAGTCTCGTGGTATGAGCGCGCCGCTTCCGGCGGATGCCCCAGAGCCCATTGGGAATTGGCAAAGCTTTACCTGAACGGGGATCTGATCCCCCAGGATATCGCGAAATACATGGGTCATCTCATGTCCGCATCGGAGATGGGGAATATGGACGCCCAGTATGCCATCGCATGCGAGTACCGTTCCGGAAGGATCGTGGAGCGCGACGATTCCCTGGCTCTGTCGTGGTTCAGGGCGGCGGCCACAAAAGGGCACATACTGGCCAAATTCATGGTCGGATATCTTCTGCAGTCCGCATCCGACGTCCAATCGTCGGCCGAAGATTCGGAGATGTGGTTCTCATCCGTCTCTGTCTCCGGGGATGCCGACATATTCCTGGACATAGGCTTGGATTATGAGTACGGTTTGAACGGGATATCCAAGAATGTCAGCGAAGCCCTGAGATGGTATCAGCACGGGGCTGATATGGGCCATGAGAAATGCATCATGTGTCTCTCCCGCGCATCTCTGGGTGAATCCGAGTCTTACGAGTCCAGAATGAACGCGATAAGCAGCACCGGCGTCCAGAAGGAGACCGACCTCATGTCGTTCTACATGAATCAGGCAGATGAGGCGCTGGCTTCCGGTGATGAGGTCGCGGCTTTCAAGCTTTTCAGTTCCGCAGCCGAGCTCGGAGAGCCCGACGCGCTGTTCGCGATCGCGATGATGTATCACCAGGGAATCTGCGTCAGACGCAGCGACAGCAAATCTCTGGATCTTCTAACCCGCGCGGCGGCGGCAGGCTCCTGCGATGCCCAATTCACGCTCGGCAAGGTATACGACAGCGACCGTTATCCGAGGGATGAGGCGTTGGCCATCAGATACTACGCCCAGGCAGCCGCGAACGGATTCCTGGCCGCATTCTATTATCTCGGCCGCTACGTGGACCATCCGGAGGTATACGTCCGCAGGGTCAGGGGGCATTGA
- a CDS encoding SEL1-like repeat protein has translation MSEKMVSQDGYYMPSRGLMDCGSVSYDLKGAAAEAERGAGEAIPDAQYLHALFLYTGAANTIVDKKTAGELFALAASSGSKEAAIVVSELSKNPEDVMDRLLALRLSGEQRDPDSCSELFAMYDKGTSEVKKNHAEAVRWYTVCAEDDNPAAQSAIGFMYLMGKGIRKDREKAVYWLQKAADNGSASAMYHLGQMYDRGLCDTAPNLSKAMEWYVRASEAGDPEAQFNAACVYSTPGNKFTNPSKGMDYFLKAAEQGHAEAQYQVGLSYAYGDGLKRDPELAVKWLEESCENGFQQAMTDYAKLCLDGQLVPQDFEKAAHWFTVASDRCNGYAKYALGCMYGNGMYFERDDAKAFEFFKDAAEMSEPNSQYALACFYHDGRGTDKDDEQAAVWFDQASDQGHPAAKAFIGMMRITGRGVPQDIKAGLEDLNEAAESDFPDADFYLGQLYYEGEYVKKDLGKAKKHLTRAMKKGDPDAAALLSKIKSERKRW, from the coding sequence ATGTCCGAAAAAATGGTCTCCCAAGATGGCTACTATATGCCGTCGCGCGGCCTCATGGATTGTGGCTCCGTCTCATACGATCTCAAGGGTGCCGCCGCAGAGGCCGAACGCGGCGCGGGGGAAGCCATACCGGACGCCCAGTATCTTCATGCCCTTTTCCTTTATACCGGGGCCGCCAACACAATCGTAGACAAGAAAACCGCAGGGGAATTGTTCGCTCTTGCCGCGTCATCCGGGTCCAAAGAAGCCGCGATCGTCGTTTCCGAGCTTTCCAAGAATCCGGAGGATGTGATGGACAGGCTTCTTGCGCTCAGGCTGAGCGGCGAGCAGAGGGATCCAGATTCCTGCTCCGAATTGTTTGCGATGTATGACAAAGGGACATCGGAAGTTAAGAAAAACCATGCAGAGGCCGTGAGATGGTATACTGTATGCGCAGAGGACGACAACCCGGCCGCGCAGAGCGCCATCGGTTTCATGTATCTCATGGGGAAGGGGATCCGCAAGGACCGTGAGAAAGCGGTCTACTGGCTTCAGAAAGCTGCTGACAATGGTTCCGCTTCTGCTATGTATCATCTCGGGCAGATGTATGACAGAGGCCTCTGCGACACCGCGCCCAATCTCTCCAAGGCCATGGAATGGTACGTCCGCGCGTCCGAGGCAGGAGATCCCGAGGCGCAGTTCAACGCGGCTTGCGTTTATTCCACACCCGGAAACAAGTTCACAAACCCTTCCAAAGGCATGGATTATTTCTTGAAGGCCGCCGAGCAAGGCCATGCTGAAGCCCAGTATCAGGTCGGCCTTTCGTACGCCTACGGGGATGGGTTGAAGAGGGATCCAGAATTGGCGGTCAAATGGCTGGAAGAATCCTGCGAGAACGGATTCCAGCAGGCGATGACGGATTACGCCAAGCTGTGTCTGGACGGGCAGCTGGTCCCCCAGGATTTCGAGAAGGCCGCTCATTGGTTCACCGTCGCGTCGGACAGATGCAACGGCTATGCAAAATATGCTCTCGGATGCATGTACGGCAACGGCATGTATTTCGAAAGGGACGACGCCAAAGCATTCGAGTTCTTCAAGGACGCCGCCGAGATGAGCGAGCCGAATTCTCAATACGCTTTGGCTTGCTTCTATCACGACGGCCGCGGGACGGACAAGGATGATGAGCAAGCCGCGGTCTGGTTCGATCAGGCGTCCGATCAAGGCCACCCCGCAGCCAAAGCTTTCATCGGTATGATGCGCATCACCGGCCGCGGAGTTCCACAAGATATAAAGGCCGGTCTGGAAGATCTGAACGAAGCCGCCGAATCGGATTTCCCGGATGCCGATTTCTATCTGGGTCAGCTCTATTATGAGGGCGAATACGTCAAAAAGGATCTCGGCAAAGCTAAGAAGCATCTGACCAGAGCGATGAAGAAAGGCGACCCTGATGCCGCTGCATTGCTCAGCAAAATCAAGTCGGAGAGGAAACGTTGGTGA
- a CDS encoding ferrous iron transport protein A, which produces MRTLKEAEIGSTVTVVKIRGEGAVRRHIMDMGITKGCPIYVRKVAPLGDPVEITLRGYELSLRKEYAEMVEIE; this is translated from the coding sequence ATGAGGACGTTGAAAGAGGCCGAAATAGGATCCACCGTGACGGTGGTGAAAATCAGAGGCGAAGGCGCTGTCAGAAGGCACATCATGGATATGGGCATCACGAAGGGCTGCCCGATCTACGTTCGCAAAGTGGCGCCTCTGGGGGACCCGGTTGAGATCACTCTGAGAGGGTATGAACTCAGCCTAAGAAAAGAATACGCAGAAATGGTAGAAATCGAGTGA